From a region of the Paenibacillus segetis genome:
- a CDS encoding glycosyltransferase family 2 protein yields MIDTILVSLQIVLAVVGLYQFGLSLFGMYKKKRKETFAPNKSFAVLVAAHNEEQVVGALMENLKHLNYPKELYDVFVICDNCTDGTAAIVRSHGMNACVRTNQNLRGKGYAIEWMLKELWKMPRQYDAVVMFDADNLAHPDFLSEMNNDLCSGARVIQGYIDTKNPEDSWITASYGISYWYCNRLWQLSRHNLKMANFLGGTGMCFETELLKEIGWGATSLVEDLEFTMRCVERGIYPVFNYDAKLFDEKPLTFKASARQRLRWMQGHFTVARRYFFPLLWKSIKERNLVKLDMALYGANVYIVLLTFLMTAVVWVDQSFMGEPHLANLYGYFPFWVSFVAIAANVFIFLAAMALEKVTYKKVYAYLVLFPIYLLSWWPITFYAFFTQNNKQWSHTKHTRVVRLEEVQSKQG; encoded by the coding sequence ATGATCGACACCATCTTGGTATCACTGCAAATCGTTCTGGCAGTAGTAGGTTTGTATCAATTTGGACTATCTTTATTTGGCATGTACAAGAAAAAGAGAAAAGAAACTTTTGCGCCAAATAAATCTTTTGCTGTGCTGGTAGCGGCACACAACGAAGAACAGGTGGTAGGGGCTCTTATGGAGAACCTGAAGCACCTTAACTATCCGAAGGAACTTTACGATGTATTTGTAATTTGTGATAATTGCACAGACGGTACGGCGGCGATTGTCCGTAGCCATGGCATGAATGCTTGTGTGCGTACAAATCAAAATTTGCGCGGTAAAGGTTATGCGATTGAATGGATGTTGAAAGAGCTTTGGAAAATGCCTCGCCAATATGACGCGGTTGTTATGTTTGACGCTGATAACTTGGCGCATCCAGATTTCTTGAGTGAGATGAACAATGATCTGTGTTCTGGGGCTCGTGTCATCCAAGGTTACATCGATACGAAAAATCCTGAGGATTCATGGATTACTGCCTCTTATGGTATTTCGTACTGGTACTGTAACCGTTTATGGCAGTTGTCTCGCCATAACTTGAAGATGGCCAACTTCCTTGGCGGTACAGGAATGTGCTTTGAAACCGAGCTTCTGAAGGAAATCGGATGGGGAGCCACAAGTTTGGTTGAGGATTTGGAATTTACAATGCGCTGTGTTGAGCGGGGAATTTACCCGGTATTTAACTATGATGCAAAGCTGTTTGATGAGAAGCCTCTCACATTCAAGGCCTCAGCACGTCAAAGATTGCGTTGGATGCAGGGTCACTTTACAGTAGCTCGGCGTTATTTCTTCCCGTTATTGTGGAAGAGTATCAAAGAACGCAATTTGGTGAAATTAGATATGGCTTTGTATGGTGCTAACGTGTACATTGTGTTGTTGACGTTCCTGATGACTGCCGTAGTATGGGTGGATCAATCGTTTATGGGCGAGCCGCACTTAGCGAATCTGTATGGTTACTTCCCGTTCTGGGTATCTTTCGTAGCAATTGCAGCTAACGTGTTCATTTTCCTAGCGGCAATGGCTCTGGAGAAAGTAACTTACAAAAAAGTATACGCTTATCTCGTTTTGTTCCCGATTTATTTATTGTCGTGGTGGCCGATTACGTTCTACGCGTTCTTTACGCAAAACAACAAGCAATGGAGCCATACGAAACATACTCGTGTTGTTCGGCTTGAAGAGGTACAAAGTAAACAAGGTTAA
- the infC gene encoding translation initiation factor IF-3, protein MINDEIRAKEVRLVGAEGEQIGIKPIREALQMAIDLNLDLVNVAPTAKPPVCRIMDYGKFRYETQKKEKEARKNQKIVDIKEVWFRANIEEHDYQTKLRNVIKFLNEGDKVKCSVRFRGREIAHADLGKKILDRVKEEVAEICSVERLPKLEGRSMIMILAPKN, encoded by the coding sequence TTGATCAATGATGAGATACGGGCCAAAGAAGTACGTTTAGTAGGTGCTGAAGGCGAGCAAATTGGTATCAAACCAATTCGCGAAGCACTTCAAATGGCTATCGACCTGAATCTGGATCTGGTTAACGTCGCTCCGACGGCTAAACCGCCGGTATGTCGGATTATGGACTACGGCAAATTCCGTTATGAGACGCAGAAGAAAGAGAAAGAAGCCCGTAAGAATCAGAAGATAGTGGACATCAAGGAAGTATGGTTCCGTGCCAATATTGAGGAACATGACTACCAGACGAAGCTTCGTAACGTGATCAAATTTTTGAATGAGGGCGACAAGGTTAAATGCTCGGTTCGTTTCCGCGGACGTGAAATCGCCCATGCCGACCTAGGAAAGAAAATTTTAGACCGCGTTAAAGAAGAGGTTGCAGAAATCTGTAGTGTTGAACGACTTCCAAAACTGGAAGGTCGCAGCATGATTATGATCTTGGCACCAAAAAACTAA
- the rpmI gene encoding 50S ribosomal protein L35 produces MPKMKTHSSLKGRFKITGTGKVRRYKANRNHLLSHKSKRGKRVLANSPVMYSGDVNRLKQQLANLK; encoded by the coding sequence ATGCCTAAAATGAAAACCCACAGCAGCCTGAAAGGCCGCTTTAAGATTACTGGTACAGGTAAAGTAAGACGTTACAAAGCTAACCGTAACCACTTGCTTTCGCACAAGTCCAAACGTGGTAAACGCGTACTAGCGAATAGCCCTGTAATGTACTCAGGTGACGTTAACCGTCTTAAACAACAATTAGCTAATTTGAAGTAA
- the rplT gene encoding 50S ribosomal protein L20, with translation MARVKGGFVVRRRHKKVLKLAKGYFGSKHRIFKTANEQVMKSLIYAYRDRRQVKRDFRRLWIVRINAAARLNGLSYSKMMHGLKLAEVNINRKMLADLAVNDLPAFNSLATVAKEKINA, from the coding sequence ATGGCAAGAGTAAAAGGCGGATTTGTCGTTCGTCGTCGTCATAAAAAAGTATTGAAGCTTGCTAAGGGCTATTTTGGTTCGAAACACCGCATTTTTAAAACTGCTAATGAGCAGGTAATGAAATCCCTGATCTATGCATACCGTGACCGTCGTCAAGTGAAACGTGATTTCCGCAGATTGTGGATCGTACGTATCAATGCGGCAGCACGTTTGAATGGCTTGTCTTACAGCAAAATGATGCATGGCCTTAAATTGGCTGAAGTCAACATCAACCGTAAAATGCTTGCTGACTTGGCAGTGAATGATCTTCCTGCGTTCAATTCTTTGGCTACTGTAGCTAAAGAAAAGATCAATGCTTAA
- a CDS encoding GNAT family N-acetyltransferase, whose translation MIRYRRPKQDDPDIYNLIKEELVPFSSLPTNELNKVIEELPKRLSRGVTLVASPHYEADLVGFIHFMIHGELLYIDMMAVAPEYQRKQQGKTLMSQAENFASSRGCTRSKVMVDQGNSRAHLFYEKLGYQMIRYIQLSQCYELEKKLTMRT comes from the coding sequence ATGATCCGCTATAGAAGGCCCAAACAGGATGATCCTGATATTTACAACTTGATTAAAGAGGAGCTTGTCCCTTTCTCAAGTTTGCCCACAAACGAATTGAACAAGGTTATTGAGGAGCTGCCCAAAAGGCTATCGCGCGGTGTTACGCTAGTAGCTTCACCTCACTACGAAGCCGATCTAGTGGGATTCATTCACTTTATGATTCACGGTGAACTGTTATATATCGATATGATGGCAGTGGCACCAGAGTATCAACGGAAGCAGCAAGGCAAAACGCTTATGTCTCAGGCAGAAAATTTCGCTAGTTCCCGTGGATGCACGCGGTCAAAAGTAATGGTGGACCAGGGCAACTCCCGAGCCCACCTATTCTACGAGAAGTTAGGTTACCAAATGATCCGCTACATTCAGCTATCCCAATGTTACGAATTGGAGAAGAAGCTAACTATGAGAACGTAA
- the ilvB gene encoding biosynthetic-type acetolactate synthase large subunit — MSAHIPEVQSTDELRQKWMKPEIISGSEILLRSLLLEGVECVFGYPGGAVLYIYDALYGFTDFKHLLTRHEQGAIHAADGYARASGKVGVCIATSGPGATNTVTGIATAFMDSVPLVVITGNVVSSLIGTDAFQEADITGITMPITKHSYLVRDVEELPRVIHEAFHIANTGRKGPVLIDIPKDVSANKTLFQPGQSLKLRGYNPTVIPNRLQLDKLATAIQESERPVIIAGGGVVYSGAHEELLKFVTQTEIPVTTTLLGLGGFPSGNELWMGMPGMHGTYTANQAIQQADLLINIGARFDDRVTGKLDGFAPLAKIVHIDIDPAEIGKNVKADIPIVGDVKTVLELLNPLVSRSHKADAWRSKISEMKKNKPWKYIDSETELKPQWVIELLNDTTNGEAIVTTDVGQHQMWAAQYYRFNQPRSMITSGGLGTMGFGFPAAIGAQMAYPERLVISINGDGGMQMCAQELAICAINNIPVKIVVINNQVLGMVRQWQELIYEQRYSHIDLAGSPDFVKLAEAYGVKGLRASNKDEAKQVWQEAMDTPGPVLVEFVVCKGENVYPMVPQGSTIDQMLMGDSE; from the coding sequence ATGAGTGCGCATATTCCAGAAGTGCAGTCTACAGATGAGTTACGTCAGAAATGGATGAAACCGGAGATTATTTCGGGTTCAGAAATCTTGCTTCGCAGTTTGCTGTTAGAGGGTGTTGAATGTGTCTTCGGTTATCCAGGAGGCGCGGTGTTATACATCTATGACGCTTTGTATGGATTTACTGATTTCAAGCACTTACTAACAAGGCATGAACAAGGAGCTATCCATGCTGCGGATGGATATGCCCGTGCTAGTGGTAAAGTGGGAGTTTGTATTGCAACTTCCGGTCCGGGAGCGACGAATACAGTTACAGGAATTGCAACGGCGTTTATGGATTCGGTGCCTTTGGTAGTCATTACCGGGAATGTGGTTTCTAGCTTGATCGGTACAGATGCATTCCAAGAAGCCGATATTACTGGGATTACGATGCCGATCACGAAACACAGTTACTTGGTTCGAGATGTAGAAGAACTGCCTCGTGTTATCCACGAAGCGTTTCATATCGCTAATACGGGACGTAAGGGACCAGTACTCATTGACATTCCAAAAGACGTATCGGCGAACAAGACTTTGTTCCAACCAGGTCAATCATTAAAGCTTCGTGGTTATAATCCAACAGTTATTCCGAATCGACTGCAGCTTGATAAGCTAGCAACTGCGATTCAAGAGTCAGAACGTCCAGTGATCATCGCTGGTGGAGGCGTGGTATACTCTGGAGCACATGAAGAACTGCTTAAGTTTGTGACTCAAACAGAAATTCCAGTAACAACAACCTTACTTGGTCTTGGTGGATTTCCAAGTGGTAACGAATTGTGGATGGGTATGCCGGGAATGCATGGAACATACACAGCGAACCAGGCAATACAGCAAGCGGATCTCTTGATCAATATCGGCGCACGCTTCGATGATCGCGTGACAGGTAAGCTGGATGGATTTGCACCACTAGCGAAGATCGTCCACATTGATATCGACCCGGCCGAAATTGGTAAGAACGTGAAGGCCGACATTCCAATTGTTGGTGATGTCAAAACGGTTCTAGAATTGTTAAACCCGCTCGTGAGTCGTAGTCACAAGGCTGATGCTTGGAGATCCAAAATCAGCGAGATGAAGAAAAACAAGCCGTGGAAATATATTGATTCCGAAACAGAATTAAAACCACAGTGGGTTATTGAATTGCTGAATGATACAACAAACGGTGAAGCAATCGTAACGACGGATGTTGGACAACATCAGATGTGGGCGGCACAATATTATAGATTCAATCAGCCGCGTTCAATGATTACCTCTGGTGGTCTAGGTACAATGGGCTTCGGATTCCCGGCAGCAATCGGTGCGCAAATGGCTTATCCTGAACGTTTGGTCATCTCGATCAATGGTGACGGAGGCATGCAAATGTGTGCTCAAGAGCTTGCGATTTGTGCGATCAATAACATTCCGGTAAAAATTGTAGTCATTAACAATCAGGTGCTTGGAATGGTTCGACAATGGCAGGAGTTGATCTACGAGCAGCGTTATAGCCATATCGATTTAGCAGGCAGTCCAGATTTTGTGAAACTGGCAGAGGCCTATGGTGTTAAAGGGTTACGTGCAAGTAACAAAGATGAGGCTAAACAAGTTTGGCAGGAAGCTATGGATACGCCAGGACCTGTTCTAGTGGAATTCGTAGTCTGCAAAGGCGAAAACGTATATCCGATGGTACCTCAAGGTTCTACCATTGATCAAATGTTGATGGGGGACAGTGAATGA
- the ilvN gene encoding acetolactate synthase small subunit: protein MMMKSHAISVLVNDQPGVLQRVSGLFGRRGFNIESITVGQSEEMGLSRMVIVTQGDDKTLEQIEKQLYKLIDVIKVVNLSSKPMVGRELALIKVKSEPAERPEIMGVVETFRAAVVDIGTNSMIVQVVGDTDKINAMIELLHPYGIRELSRTGVTAMIRGNA from the coding sequence ATGATGATGAAGAGCCATGCGATTTCTGTGTTAGTGAACGACCAACCGGGAGTTCTGCAACGTGTGTCGGGTCTTTTTGGAAGACGTGGGTTCAATATTGAGAGCATTACCGTTGGACAGTCGGAGGAAATGGGATTGTCCCGGATGGTCATCGTGACCCAAGGTGATGACAAGACCTTGGAACAAATCGAGAAGCAACTTTATAAGTTGATCGATGTCATCAAGGTTGTAAATCTAAGCTCCAAACCGATGGTAGGCCGTGAATTGGCGTTAATTAAAGTCAAGTCTGAGCCAGCTGAACGTCCTGAAATTATGGGAGTCGTTGAAACGTTCCGTGCGGCTGTCGTCGATATCGGAACCAATAGCATGATTGTCCAGGTTGTTGGTGATACCGATAAGATCAATGCAATGATTGAGCTGTTACATCCATATGGCATTCGGGAATTATCTCGGACCGGAGTTACAGCGATGATCCGGGGTAATGCGTAA
- the ilvC gene encoding ketol-acid reductoisomerase: MAVTLYYEQDAELSVLKGKTIAIIGYGSQGHAHAQNLRESGLNVVIGLRAGKSFDKAKEDGFEVLSVADATRRADVVQILMPDETQASVYNSEIAPNLKKGAALLFAHGFNVHFGQIVPSVDNDVLLVAPKSPGHMVRRTYVEGFGVPGLIAIHQDATGKAKEIGLAYAKGIGCTRAGVIETSFREETETDLFGEQAVLCGGVSALIKAGFETLTEAGYAPEMAYFECLHELKLIVDLVYEGGLATMRDSISNTAEYGDYVTGPRIVTDETKKAMKAVLTDIQQGKFARDFILENQSNRAFLTATRRNEANHPIEVVGRELRGLMHWIKK, translated from the coding sequence ATGGCAGTTACTTTGTACTATGAACAAGATGCAGAACTTAGCGTATTAAAAGGAAAGACAATCGCAATTATCGGTTATGGTAGCCAAGGACATGCGCACGCACAAAACTTGCGTGAGAGCGGTTTGAACGTAGTTATTGGTCTCCGCGCGGGTAAATCTTTTGATAAGGCAAAAGAGGATGGCTTTGAAGTGTTGTCCGTTGCGGATGCTACTCGCCGCGCAGATGTAGTACAAATTCTAATGCCTGATGAAACACAAGCATCTGTATACAATAGCGAAATCGCACCAAACCTCAAAAAAGGTGCAGCTCTATTGTTTGCACATGGATTTAACGTACATTTTGGCCAAATCGTACCTTCAGTAGACAATGATGTTCTACTTGTAGCTCCTAAATCTCCTGGCCACATGGTTCGTCGTACTTATGTTGAAGGCTTTGGCGTTCCTGGATTGATCGCAATCCACCAAGATGCAACTGGCAAAGCGAAAGAAATCGGTCTTGCTTATGCAAAAGGTATTGGTTGTACTCGTGCAGGGGTTATTGAAACTTCATTCCGTGAAGAAACAGAAACCGACTTATTCGGTGAACAAGCTGTACTTTGCGGTGGTGTGAGTGCACTGATCAAAGCAGGTTTTGAAACATTAACTGAAGCCGGTTATGCTCCAGAAATGGCATACTTCGAGTGTCTGCACGAACTTAAATTGATCGTTGATTTGGTATATGAAGGTGGACTAGCTACAATGCGTGATTCCATCTCCAATACAGCTGAATACGGCGATTATGTAACTGGACCTCGCATTGTTACTGACGAAACGAAAAAAGCGATGAAGGCCGTATTGACCGACATCCAACAAGGTAAATTTGCTCGTGACTTCATCCTAGAGAACCAATCTAATCGTGCTTTCCTCACGGCGACTCGTCGTAATGAGGCAAATCATCCGATCGAAGTGGTTGGCCGTGAATTACGTGGTCTAATGCACTGGATCAAGAAATAA
- a CDS encoding 2-isopropylmalate synthase, whose protein sequence is MRKIYIFDTTLRDGEQSPGVNLNTREKLEIAYQLEKLGVDRIEAGFPAASPGDLAAVNAVARAVKQSTIIGLSRSREQDIDAVREALKGAEDPCIHLFLATSPIHRKFKLKMEKEQVMETAQAAIRYARKYFSKIEFSCEDAGRTEIDFLCEMTAMAIAEGVSVVNIPDTVGYLYPYEYGNIFKTLKEKVPGIEKIQLSAHCHDDLGMATANSLAAILGGADQIEGTVNGIGERAGNTAIEEVALALETRSDFFNAKTSLALTEISRTSRLVSRLTGMVVPGNKAIVGANAFAHESGIHQDGMLKEKTTYEIMSPETIGLKESKLVLGKHSGRHAFREKLIDLGFSLDDERLNQAFAKFKALADKKKDVSDEDIIAIVDERLIDAPEFFALETIYVSYGNEMTPSAKVRITTADGDVLEREAEGNGSVDAIYNAIDQASGEEVTLSDYSIKSVSHGKDALGEVHVVLTQDTASVQGRGVSTDILEASARAYVDALNRLIEKRQLNNWK, encoded by the coding sequence ATGCGTAAAATTTATATTTTTGATACAACATTACGCGATGGGGAGCAGTCACCGGGAGTCAATCTGAACACTAGGGAAAAGCTTGAGATTGCCTATCAGCTCGAAAAGCTTGGAGTGGATCGCATTGAGGCGGGATTTCCTGCTGCTTCGCCAGGGGATTTAGCAGCAGTTAACGCTGTTGCACGTGCGGTTAAGCAATCCACTATTATCGGTTTGTCCCGTTCTCGTGAACAGGATATCGATGCAGTACGTGAAGCTCTTAAAGGAGCTGAGGATCCTTGTATTCATCTCTTCTTGGCTACAAGCCCTATTCATCGCAAATTTAAACTGAAGATGGAGAAGGAGCAAGTAATGGAAACGGCTCAAGCGGCTATCCGTTACGCTCGGAAATATTTCTCTAAGATTGAGTTTTCTTGCGAGGATGCAGGAAGAACAGAAATTGACTTCTTATGTGAGATGACTGCGATGGCTATCGCTGAAGGAGTTTCTGTGGTGAATATTCCCGATACGGTAGGGTATTTATATCCGTATGAATATGGGAATATCTTTAAGACGCTGAAAGAAAAAGTGCCAGGCATTGAGAAGATTCAATTAAGTGCTCACTGTCATGATGATCTGGGGATGGCAACAGCCAATTCGCTAGCCGCGATACTCGGTGGAGCAGATCAGATTGAAGGTACGGTGAATGGGATTGGTGAACGCGCGGGAAACACAGCGATCGAAGAGGTAGCTTTGGCGCTTGAAACGAGAAGCGATTTCTTCAATGCCAAAACTTCGCTTGCACTGACGGAAATTTCTCGTACGAGTCGATTGGTCAGTCGTCTGACTGGGATGGTCGTTCCTGGAAACAAGGCGATTGTGGGTGCCAATGCTTTTGCACATGAATCAGGTATCCATCAGGATGGGATGTTGAAGGAGAAAACGACTTACGAGATCATGTCTCCAGAAACGATTGGACTCAAGGAAAGTAAATTGGTGCTCGGGAAGCATTCTGGACGTCATGCATTCAGGGAGAAGCTTATTGATTTAGGATTTTCTCTGGATGATGAACGCCTGAACCAGGCTTTTGCTAAATTTAAAGCCTTGGCCGATAAGAAAAAGGATGTCAGCGATGAGGACATAATCGCCATCGTGGATGAGCGTTTGATCGATGCTCCTGAATTCTTCGCTCTTGAGACGATATATGTCTCCTATGGTAACGAAATGACGCCTTCGGCTAAGGTTCGGATCACAACGGCGGATGGAGATGTACTGGAGAGGGAAGCGGAAGGTAACGGTTCCGTTGATGCCATTTACAATGCCATTGATCAGGCTTCAGGAGAGGAAGTTACCTTATCTGATTACTCCATTAAATCTGTAAGCCATGGTAAAGATGCTCTAGGTGAGGTACACGTCGTGCTTACTCAGGATACGGCTTCAGTACAGGGAAGAGGCGTAAGTACGGATATATTAGAGGCCAGTGCTCGTGCTTATGTAGATGCGTTAAACAGATTGATCGAGAAAAGACAGCTGAATAATTGGAAATAG
- a CDS encoding glycerol dehydrogenase has translation MSSNVKSVTSPKKFISGMNLLSSLNDYMKSFGDHAYIICDEFILERAKTEAGHSIEAGGNKAVFEKFNYECTKDEINRNRELARQSGANIIIGIGGGKTLDTAKATAYYEKLPVVIFPTIASTDAPCTALAVIYKKDGSFDEYLFLPSNPDVVLADTGILAAAPARFFAAGIGDALATYFEARACFRSHGDNLVLMKPSTTGLGLAKLCYDTLLENAVKAKIAVDRHIPTRAVEATIEATIYLSGVGAESGGLAAAHAIHNGMTAVKSLHKAQHGEKVTFGLLAQLVLENAPKEELDTVIKLIKDVGLPLTLKDLGVKDFDEKEWRQVAKDACAEGDTMGNMPFPVTPDDVYNAIVAANAIAESYHD, from the coding sequence ATGTCTAGCAACGTTAAATCAGTGACTTCTCCTAAGAAATTTATATCCGGTATGAATTTGCTTTCTAGCTTGAATGATTACATGAAAAGTTTTGGTGATCATGCGTATATTATCTGTGATGAATTTATTCTGGAACGAGCAAAAACCGAGGCAGGGCATTCTATTGAAGCTGGCGGTAATAAGGCTGTGTTTGAGAAGTTTAATTATGAGTGCACCAAGGATGAGATTAACCGGAATCGCGAGTTAGCTCGGCAGTCTGGAGCTAATATTATCATTGGAATAGGTGGAGGAAAAACGCTTGATACTGCGAAAGCCACGGCTTATTACGAGAAATTGCCCGTAGTCATTTTTCCGACGATTGCTTCTACCGATGCACCATGTACAGCACTTGCTGTAATCTATAAGAAGGATGGATCATTCGATGAGTATTTGTTCTTACCAAGTAATCCGGACGTTGTTTTAGCAGATACAGGTATTTTGGCTGCAGCGCCAGCTCGTTTCTTTGCTGCGGGTATTGGAGATGCACTAGCTACGTATTTTGAAGCGAGGGCTTGTTTCCGCTCTCATGGCGATAATCTTGTGCTAATGAAGCCTTCGACCACAGGTTTGGGACTGGCTAAGCTATGCTATGATACATTGCTTGAAAATGCCGTGAAAGCGAAAATAGCAGTTGATCGGCATATCCCTACACGGGCAGTAGAAGCCACCATTGAAGCAACCATATACTTGAGTGGTGTAGGCGCGGAGTCCGGGGGACTAGCGGCTGCTCACGCAATTCACAATGGTATGACAGCGGTGAAGTCATTGCATAAAGCACAGCATGGTGAGAAGGTTACCTTTGGCCTATTAGCACAGCTTGTTCTGGAGAATGCACCCAAGGAAGAGCTGGATACCGTGATTAAGTTAATAAAAGATGTGGGGCTACCACTGACATTAAAAGATCTAGGTGTGAAGGATTTCGATGAAAAAGAATGGCGTCAGGTGGCAAAAGACGCTTGTGCAGAAGGGGATACCATGGGGAATATGCCATTTCCGGTGACCCCGGATGATGTGTATAATGCGATTGTTGCAGCCAATGCAATCGCTGAGTCCTATCACGATTGA
- the leuB gene encoding 3-isopropylmalate dehydrogenase, which translates to MGEVKKIAVIAGDGIGPEVVAEAEKVLKRTEELFGYRFETEHALFGGIAIDQKGTPLPQETLDVCQRADAVLLGAVGGPQWDNNPKELRPETGLLGIRKALGLFSNLRPAVVFDCLKDASTLKPEVLEGTDLMVVRELTGGIYFGEKFRRDTEHGQEAVDTCAYNVKEVERIVTQAFEIAQKRRKKLASVDKANVLETSRLWREVVNGIAPKYPDVELEHVLVDNCAMQLLRRPSSFDVIVTENMFGDILSDEAAMLTGSIGMLSSASLGEGSFGLYEPVHGSAPDIAGQNLANPIATILSVALMFRMTFGYADAADAIESAVAEVLNAGHRTSDIAVDKSQAIGTKEMGDLIVAAIQK; encoded by the coding sequence ATGGGAGAAGTTAAGAAAATTGCGGTTATAGCTGGCGATGGAATTGGACCTGAAGTAGTTGCTGAAGCGGAAAAAGTATTGAAACGTACAGAGGAATTGTTTGGTTATCGATTTGAAACTGAGCATGCACTCTTTGGCGGTATCGCGATTGATCAGAAAGGAACTCCACTGCCGCAAGAAACGTTGGATGTATGTCAGCGGGCTGACGCAGTATTACTAGGCGCGGTTGGAGGGCCACAATGGGACAACAATCCGAAAGAATTACGCCCTGAAACGGGTTTGCTAGGGATTCGTAAAGCACTTGGCTTGTTCTCAAATCTTCGTCCAGCTGTTGTATTCGATTGCTTGAAGGATGCTTCAACACTGAAGCCTGAAGTCCTTGAAGGTACAGATTTGATGGTTGTACGTGAGCTGACTGGCGGGATATATTTTGGGGAGAAATTCCGTCGTGATACTGAGCATGGGCAAGAAGCAGTAGATACTTGCGCTTATAATGTTAAAGAAGTAGAACGGATTGTGACTCAAGCATTTGAGATTGCACAGAAACGTCGTAAGAAGCTTGCTTCCGTCGATAAAGCAAACGTATTGGAAACATCGCGTTTATGGCGTGAGGTTGTTAACGGAATTGCTCCAAAGTACCCTGACGTTGAATTGGAGCATGTGCTTGTCGACAACTGTGCAATGCAATTGTTACGTCGTCCTTCAAGCTTCGACGTTATCGTTACTGAGAATATGTTCGGGGACATCCTTAGTGATGAAGCAGCTATGTTGACGGGTTCGATTGGTATGTTATCATCAGCTTCCTTGGGTGAAGGTAGCTTTGGATTATATGAGCCAGTCCATGGGTCGGCTCCTGATATTGCAGGTCAGAATTTAGCTAACCCGATTGCCACCATTCTATCGGTTGCCTTAATGTTCCGGATGACCTTTGGATACGCTGATGCGGCTGATGCAATTGAATCTGCTGTGGCAGAAGTACTAAATGCTGGACATCGTACAAGTGATATCGCAGTTGATAAGAGCCAAGCAATTGGAACTAAAGAAATGGGCGATCTTATCGTAGCTGCAATTCAAAAATAA
- a CDS encoding peroxiredoxin, producing the protein MAERLVGRPAPDFNMAMVTGDGKEFGRVKLSEYRGKWLVFFFYPLDFTFVCPTEITALSEAYSQFKSLDTEILGVSTDSEHSHKAWINTPTDSNGLGQLNFPLASDITKSVARDYGILIEEEGIALRGLFIIDPEGELKYQVVNHNDVGRSVEETLRVLQALQSGGLCAMNWKPGQKNLNA; encoded by the coding sequence ATGGCGGAACGTTTAGTTGGTAGACCTGCTCCTGATTTTAATATGGCAATGGTAACGGGTGATGGTAAGGAATTTGGACGTGTTAAGTTGTCGGAGTACCGTGGAAAATGGTTAGTATTCTTCTTCTATCCACTGGATTTCACCTTTGTATGCCCTACTGAAATTACAGCACTTAGTGAAGCTTACAGCCAATTTAAATCGTTGGATACAGAAATTTTGGGTGTCAGCACGGACTCTGAGCACAGCCATAAAGCTTGGATCAATACTCCAACTGACAGCAACGGTCTTGGACAATTGAACTTCCCGCTTGCTTCGGATATTACGAAGAGCGTAGCTCGTGACTACGGTATTCTAATTGAAGAAGAAGGCATCGCATTGCGTGGTCTATTTATCATTGACCCAGAAGGCGAATTGAAATACCAAGTTGTCAATCATAATGATGTAGGACGTAGTGTTGAAGAAACACTTCGCGTGCTTCAAGCTCTTCAATCAGGCGGTTTGTGCGCAATGAACTGGAAACCAGGTCAAAAGAACCTGAACGCATAA